A genomic segment from Vagococcus zengguangii encodes:
- a CDS encoding cation:proton antiporter, with the protein MNILLTLALIILLTKVADTFAIKLGLPSVVGSLLVGILVGPSVLNVIQNDHSIELFSHIGVVLLMFLAGVESDLKILRKHFKPSLVTGLLGVVVPFLSFFLVSRIFNFSDETSLFIGLIFGATSLSITIQVLKELHFIKTKEGSIIIGAAVLDDVIVVIFLNFILNMVNPDTTLIDIVPLLLKNILFFAIVLAIDRFIMPICLKLLKQTKVPEKNVAFSLMLAFLLSFLAEYIGMSDIIGAFFAGILISRTKFAHLVEMKITSTTLSLFAPIFFVSIGLNLSLTNISKNLWLIIVFSILAVITKFVGGYLGGKYEKFDHLSSSIVGASLVSRGEMALILISLGLEKAFINDEIYASLVLVIIITTILAPIILKYFITKFRENEATNEQATITD; encoded by the coding sequence ATGAATATTTTATTAACCCTCGCACTGATTATTTTGCTGACGAAAGTAGCGGATACCTTTGCCATAAAGCTCGGTTTACCCTCGGTTGTCGGCAGCTTATTAGTCGGAATACTGGTTGGACCCTCTGTTTTAAATGTCATTCAAAATGATCACTCGATTGAGTTGTTCTCGCATATCGGGGTCGTGTTATTGATGTTTTTAGCAGGAGTGGAAAGTGATTTAAAAATCTTAAGAAAACACTTCAAGCCGTCGCTTGTTACTGGATTACTTGGTGTTGTCGTACCTTTTTTAAGTTTCTTTCTGGTTTCGAGAATTTTTAACTTCTCAGATGAAACCTCATTATTTATCGGCTTAATTTTTGGTGCCACCTCATTAAGTATCACCATCCAAGTGTTAAAAGAACTTCATTTTATCAAAACCAAAGAAGGCTCAATTATTATCGGAGCCGCTGTCTTGGACGATGTGATTGTCGTCATTTTCCTAAACTTCATCTTGAATATGGTCAATCCCGATACGACATTGATTGATATCGTTCCGTTATTATTGAAGAATATTCTATTCTTCGCGATTGTCCTGGCAATTGATCGCTTTATTATGCCAATCTGTTTGAAATTATTGAAACAAACAAAAGTACCTGAAAAAAATGTGGCCTTTTCACTAATGTTGGCGTTCTTATTGAGTTTCTTAGCTGAATACATCGGCATGTCAGACATTATCGGCGCCTTCTTTGCTGGTATCTTGATTTCACGCACTAAATTTGCTCATCTTGTCGAAATGAAAATCACCAGTACCACCTTGTCACTGTTCGCTCCAATTTTCTTTGTCAGTATTGGTCTGAATTTATCGCTAACGAACATTTCCAAAAATCTGTGGTTGATTATCGTGTTCAGCATCCTAGCTGTTATCACGAAATTCGTTGGGGGATATCTGGGAGGAAAATACGAGAAATTCGATCATTTAAGCAGTTCGATTGTAGGGGCTAGCCTTGTATCCCGTGGCGAAATGGCCTTAATTTTAATTAGTTTAGGACTTGAAAAAGCCTTTATTAATGATGAAATTTATGCAAGTTTGGTTCTAGTTATCATCATTACCACGATCTTAGCACCAATTATTTTAAAATATTTCATTACGAAGTTCCGTGAAAACGAAGCGACGAATGAACAAGCAACTATCACTGACTAA
- a CDS encoding acetate/propionate family kinase, with protein MSKTIAINAGSSSLKWQLFEMPEETVIAKGLVERIGLNDSIFAISYGEDQKFEQILDLANHDEAVNLLLEKMIELNIIASFDEIEGAGHRVVAGGEHFKESALIDDEALKLIEDLAEFAPLHNPAEAKVIRVFQNILPNAVNVAVFDTSFHTTMPKENYLYSIPMEYYNKHKARKYGAHGTSHRYVSERAAALLGKPIEETKIITCHLGNGGSITAVEGGKSIDTSMGFTPLAGITMGTRSGDIDASVLPYIMEKEGITDIKEMVDILNKKSGLLGLSGVSSDMREVEEARTEDSEMAIRVFNTRIQKYIGSYIALMNGVDAIVFTAGIGENSITRRRDIMSGLTWFGCTLDEEKNNIRGVEREISTDDSTVKVFLIPTDEEVMIARDVEALKNK; from the coding sequence ATGTCAAAAACAATTGCAATCAATGCTGGAAGTTCAAGTTTAAAATGGCAATTATTCGAAATGCCAGAAGAAACAGTTATCGCTAAAGGTTTAGTAGAAAGAATCGGTTTAAATGATTCAATCTTCGCTATTTCATACGGAGAAGATCAAAAATTTGAACAAATTTTAGATTTAGCTAACCATGACGAAGCCGTTAACTTATTATTAGAAAAAATGATTGAATTAAACATCATCGCATCATTTGATGAAATCGAAGGTGCTGGTCACCGTGTCGTTGCTGGTGGAGAACACTTCAAAGAATCAGCATTAATCGATGATGAAGCATTAAAATTAATCGAAGACTTAGCAGAATTTGCGCCATTACATAATCCGGCAGAAGCAAAAGTTATCCGCGTATTCCAAAATATTTTACCAAACGCTGTAAACGTTGCGGTATTCGATACATCATTCCATACAACAATGCCTAAAGAAAATTACTTATACAGCATTCCAATGGAGTACTACAACAAACATAAAGCTCGTAAATATGGTGCTCACGGAACTAGCCACCGTTACGTTTCAGAACGCGCTGCTGCTTTATTAGGTAAACCAATCGAAGAAACTAAAATCATCACATGTCACTTAGGTAATGGTGGTTCAATTACAGCCGTTGAAGGTGGTAAATCAATCGATACGTCAATGGGCTTCACACCACTTGCTGGTATTACAATGGGAACTCGTTCAGGTGACATCGATGCATCTGTTTTACCATATATTATGGAAAAAGAAGGCATCACTGATATCAAAGAAATGGTTGACATCTTAAACAAAAAATCTGGTTTATTAGGTCTTTCAGGCGTATCAAGCGATATGCGTGAAGTGGAAGAAGCACGTACTGAAGATTCAGAAATGGCGATTCGTGTGTTTAATACTCGTATCCAAAAATACATTGGTAGCTACATTGCGTTAATGAACGGTGTTGATGCGATTGTCTTCACTGCTGGTATCGGTGAGAACTCAATCACTCGTCGTCGTGACATCATGTCAGGTTTAACTTGGTTTGGTTGCACATTAGACGAAGAGAAAAACAACATCCGCGGTGTTGAACGTGAAATTTCTACAGACGATTCAACAGTGAAAGTATTCTTAATCCCAACAGATGAAGAAGTAATGATCGCGCGCGACGTTGAAGCATTAAAAAATAAATAA